From the Erpetoichthys calabaricus chromosome 12, fErpCal1.3, whole genome shotgun sequence genome, the window tcctgggaaggttcaccactgtttcatgtttttgccatttgtggataatggctctcactgtggttcgctggagtcccaaagctttagaaatggctttataacctttaccagactgatagatctcaattacttctgttctcatttgttcctgaatttctttggatcttggcatgatgtctagcttttgaggtgcttttggtctacttctctgtgtcaggcagctcctatttaagtgatttcttgattgaaaacaggtgtggcagtaatcaggcctgggggtggctacggaaattaaACTCAgttgtgatacaccacagttaggttattttttaacaagggggcaattactttttcacacagggccatgtaggtttggattttttttctccctaaataataaaaaccatcatttaaaaactacattttgtgtttacttgtgttatatttgactaatggttaaatgtgtttgatgatcagaaacattttgtgtgacaaacatgcaaaagaataagaaatcaggaagggggcaaatagtttttcacaccactgtatttacaaatgGATGGAGAAGTTCACATTCTACTGATGACAACACTGAGCAAGTCTATACCATGATCCTGATGAAGCCAAGAGGATTTTAACTTCTGGTGCGCCTTCTACCCATTAAAACAGCTCCGTGCTCTTCTTTGGTACAAGTGCATAGTGGAGCGGCCATGTTGGCAATACGAGCAACTGACTGATGAAGGTCCAAACTTGACCACAGATGTTTTCCAAATGTGCGCAGGGAAAGCTCTACAGCCAGCCCAAACAGTTATCACCAAAGTGTGGATAATTCCTGACTTACCTTCATACAGGCAGTCTTTCTATGTCCGGCCATCATCTCTGCTGCTCTcaccccggccaggatgcccatccattcCAGCTGTCCACCCATAACTGAGGCCTCCAGGCCAGGTAAGTGAAGACCTTCCATGTTTTGGGGGGTCAGTCCATCTGTGTCCATCTCAATAGTTATCTAGATACATCATGTGAGGcagatagaaaagcactatataatgtagTCGTACCTACTCTATAATACCTCAGTGTATAGATATTAACGACAATTTATAAAGCAGCATTACCTGTAAAAGACACTGTTTCATAGATGGTTATGCATATTTTTAGGTTTACCAGGTCCTTActtgcatgtactaatcaacatgcCACTGTCTGGTACCATCATAAGTAGATCTTCCTGTCATCAAAGCTTCTGTCATCTTTAGGTGGAAGATCTCTGAACCCGTTGGTTATAATGGAGTTTGATATCTGTGAAAGGCAGGCACAAAGTCATTGATAGCTCACTAGGTTTCTAAGACACACCACACTAGACCTCTGATTCAGGCCAGTATTTATCTCTGCAACCCAGAACTTCCATCCTGGAGCCCCAAGAGTACCTGGAATTGTCCTAATGGACAGTTGTCATTATGTCAGTCAGGTTCCCCTCCCACAGCCCTAATCTTACACATTTTGGAGTCGAGCTGAGGGCTGGAGGTCAGAGAAGCTGGACTCGATTCGGGTGCCTTTCTGGCCTGAAGGCTCCACTTCTTTTTGTTCACATCTCCCAGAACTCTCCCTCTGTGGTCCTTGGTGCCCCCGCCGGGCTCACAACCTGCTGCAGTGTTCCACATCTCgttttccttcattgtttttttccctgAGCCTTTTCTTCCCCTAATTTCCCATATGATGTGTTTCAAAATACTTTCCTCATGATGCTCAAATATGATTTTAGAAATGAAACCTGTAGCCAGAGGGTCACGTTTGACCTCATGTATATTAATGTCCGACTCCACATCCCGTCTTTTACTTCATcctgaccactagggggcaatgCTTGGTAAACCAGACGCAGGGACAGTGACTTTAGAGAGAAGCAGCAGAAAAGGTTATTAGGCTTGAAGAAGCTTTGTTAATATTTAGAGAAGaccataaaaaaagaagaagaccgTCTTCAGGGGCCATGCATGTGGTAACATGGGGGTGTCCATTTGACGTCACTGCAGCTCTTCTGCCAGCCTGTCGCAATGCAGGGTTGTCAGTCGGGCACTGCCAACATCCATCCACTGCCAACATCTATCCGTCTTCCTAATCTGCTTATCTACAGGAAGGGTCACAGggctgctggagcccatcccaatAATCATGGGGGTCAGGACAGGAACACCATCTGGACGAGGAGCCAGGGCCATTACAGACAGAACAGCCAAACTGGCCAATGTTAGCAGTACCAGTTCACCAAACCCGCTGAAGTGTAATTGACGGCTCTGCATGTGGGGTCTTTTAAAGGATGCCGTACAGTGGACTGATGCCCACCATTGGCCTGTTCACTGAGATATTGACGCGTATTAGACATGAAACAAGTCCATCACCGGCTCTCCACTTCTCCTACTGCTGGCCACCGAACAGACACCTAAATGGCCTGCCTCAATGAAACTGGCGGCTGATGGATCTCTCGGTTTTTGTTCGAGCTTCTATTAGATGTAAGGTTAGAAATGCACTGTGAGGAAGGGACTACAGGGggcacttaaaaaaaataaaacgttaACAAACGTGAGACCAGCTAGCGGAGAACACATCGCGCAAACAATGGCGAGAACCTGCAGGTAGAAAACAAGCCATGGAGGCGGAGATcgcaacagagaaaaaaagaaagaagaaagcgGCGAGAGAGCAACAGCGCCATCTAGTGGCGCAATCCTGCAAATGCAACTCTGACGGCCACCGAGGCTCCGCCGCAGTCCTCCACACGACACGAGCAGACATTTATGCTGCTGCTTAGACATTGCACTGCCAAGCCCTTTAATTGAATAAATGAACGCGGATCAATGATTGGCTTCTAATCCTAACAATGATTACAGTAAACCCAAAGCCGTCGCAGCCCACCGGGAGATATGCCTAAGACCACCTCAAATTCGCGGCTACACTCACTCTGCACACATCAGACATCTTCTACATTTCgcgttcattttctttttctttgaacatCATCGACATATTTCTGGCGTCAAGCAGTTCAgtatttattgttaataatggCGTGTTAGTGCAAAATGTAGCAATGTAGGGTTTAGGATCTTAACAAAGCGAATCAAttgaaaacaaaggaaataacTGCGACCCGTTAGCAGCAGGAATTGGCTACTAACGCTAACCGCACATTACGGGGAAATCGGCACAGTATTGGGGCGGATTCAGTCTTTCCGACAGTCGTAAAGGATGTCCCATCAGTCAGGTCTCATGCGATTGTCGTCCAGATTAGACTGTAATGTCAGCTTCGTCTAGCGATTCGTCTTAAACTGCAAGTCCTGTTGACGTTTGACGTTGACGTTTACAATCAGTGGGAGTTTTCTCGGTGGCCTGGCCTGGCGTTCAGtgcaaccagtgaaataaacCGATGGTGACAtcatataatgttattatactggaaaacgGGCAGGCGTTATTGATCGGTGATCGGTAGTGGGCACAAATCCTTTCGGGTCTCTTTTCTGgtttcttatttttgttcaagTTAAGTTTTGACTTCGCGTGCGTCtcgcgctctgacagttaaacgGGCGCGCACGTCTGGTGCTTCTGTGATTAAACTTATATATGGAgtttgtttaaaagtttataatatactttgaattatatttggatgttgtatgggtGTTGGTAtgtgttactgtgtatttatttggttttgtttttgtttcaaactTTAATGAAGTGTAGCTTAggtcacatttttaatgttttttttttccttttcccctCAGAGTGACCGAATAGGCAAcgcgaaatgttttatttttgtattaatgaAACACGTACTGTATGTGAGTTGAATGATTTGTGTTGTTAAATGGAcctcttgttctttatttcatgataagtttgaacgtttcttgtttttactttatttaaacatttttaaagtgcgTCTCTGGCGCTCCGACAGTTAAACCTTAGCGCTATGATGACAGAGGGACCGAACAGGAGACACGAAATGGTTCATCGTCTTTGGTTTACTACTTTAAATATGCTTGACAGAATTCCACTTGAGAcgttttttgagtcttttgtctcTTGAAGAAATCCAAAGTGGTCGTTTCTGACCAACACTTTATGGACGAATATCCAGCGTCACCATCGAGACATGGACGGCGGCTCGGCTGTGGAGATTCAGGACTCCattatctctgtccactgacagtgACTACTTTTTATGGTTCAgtactttttgcacatttgttttgatatacatATTATAGAATTACatggtttgtttatttatgaagtgttgttcTACACTTTATCAGAGGATAAATATTTCAGAGTGACATTTGTGTGTaaaagctgactctctaccgtcTCCTCATTcatcaaaaattcaaaaacaaaatggtgtctgtTGGTGTCCGAGTCTGTGCCTCTCCAAGAAGACTGATGTCTACTGTGTGGCCTGCATGGCCAGGGTGAGACTTGGGATTCCCAGCCTGAATGAGCTGCCCAGTCCTGTTGGTGCGTAGGCCTATACAAGTTATGCTTACAGTGTAATATTTGCAAATCAGTGCCACATTTTAAACTTCTACAAAAATACTTTGCTACACAACAGTACTGTACATTGATCAAAACTGAATAAATCATGCAGTAAATAGACTTAAGAAATATGTCCTTTGTCACTGCTCTCTTGTCATAGTTTGGTTGCACATTTTTTGTCAGTTCTGCCCGCCTGTGAATTCATTTGGCTGAGTGACACTTGAGTCACAGCGGTGAGGCCGTTTAGGACAACTGCTTACAAGTCCTGCTGGCTCCGGTGGGCTGTCCGCTCGCCATATGCTGTCATGACTAGAAAATCATCATGTAAAAGACAGATAgagcatgaaaggcgctatataatacagaAGTTCAGACAGGCTATGGCTGCTGTTGTTCTGCTTCCAGCCACACCAAAGAAGGAGACCCCGCATTCTGTGAGGTGTTCATTTTCACAGCGTAACACCAGGAGTGAATATCCAATGCCAAACAGAGGCCTGTATTAGTGACACAGCCGTCTGAAGAATTCACGAGGGTATAATTACAGGTGTGGCTGGCTGTGGGTGCCTGAGGGACTCGAGTTCCTTTCAGTTTCGTTTCTGCAGAATCGACTCCTGAGTGTCAGACGGCATCTCCTCTTATTATGTTCTCTTTGCGCTGATCACTATACCTGCTCGGTATGTCTGGAGGTCCTGAAAGAGCCGGCCACTCTCCTGCATGGACACAACTAGTGTCTGAAATGTTTTAATGAGCATTGGGATCAGTTGGTGTTAAAAGGGTCTCACGACTGCCCGCAGTGCAGAATGGAATTCCATCCAAAGCCACAGCTCCACAAAAATACAACTCTGATGAATCTGATAGAAAAGTTGAAGGAAACGGCGGTCGACAGGACTCCACCTCAGGGTACTGCAGGGCCGggcagtgtgtcctgtgatgtttGTCCAGAGAGGAAACGGAGAGCTTCAAAGACCTGCATGACCTGCTTGGTCTCCTTCTGCGAGACTCACCTGCAGCCACACTTGGACTCAGCAGCCTTCAAGAGACACAAACTGGAGGAACCAACTGGAAACCTGGAAGAGAAGCTCTGCTCAAAGCACCAGAGACTCCTGGAGATGTTCTGTAGGACCGACGAGAGCTGTGTCTGCTTACTGTGCGCGGTGACTGAGCACAAGAGTCACGACACCAAGATGCTCGATGAGGAGacaactgagagaaaggtaaggaGCAGACTGGGATAGGGACAAGTCACCTGAAAATGAGGACGGGAGGCCGACTGTAGGACCCTTCAGATTTTATCAGACATTTCACCATCCAGTACttaataaaattaagttaaagACGACAGCAGGTCTGCTTTGATGTTTCCAGAAGGGTAATGGCATAGACTAGTCAGTCACTCGTCACTGACTGTCACTAACACAACTCGCTTCATCAGCTTTTTCATTTACTTCTCATGAGTCGTAGATCTCTTGATTccatttattcaaatttttggagACCCTACCCAGAGTAAGATACGTTATGCATAACTGACAACTGTTTAGCTGGCTCTGTTTTGGATTCTTTCTGCCTAATATGGAGATTTCGTGTTAATGGCCGCCTTGCACTTCTCTACATGTCGAGCACATGTGTCGCACACACAGTTCATATTTCATTTTCACACAGACACCTGTCACGTTGATTTGCCAAGTCACTGCCCCGGAGAATCTGAGCTGCAGCTCCAGTGTAGTAAAATGAACAATAGGACGAGGGAATTCCATGTCTCGGGGGGATTGATTAGAGATTATCAGATTTTGTAGAcgaggaaagagaggtggaggcaAAGAAATGGATTTGTTAGTCCTGGACACAATGACTTGGCAATATGAAGTGTTGTCATCCCGCTCTTGAAGGCCACCATTTATCATTGACACCATGTCAGGTTTTTCTCGGACTACTCAGGGCTCACACGGACTGCCAATCACACAAGCATAACTTAATCAGTCAGCTGCATTTCTGTTCTTCTCTGTCTGGGGTTTGCAAACTTTTCCTAGAAATCAGCGTGGCCACCAGGGAGAAGCTGTAGGCAGATGTCTGAAGTTCTAGATAGCTGGTGAGATTTCGGGTGAAAGTGAGCCATTAACACTACCCTAGGGAGACTTAACAGTTTATTGGGACTCGTAACAATGACCACATGATGTTGATTTGGAAGAATTAAGCAGACAGGACTGGGGAGATTTGTTGGGTCAAATGGCCTGTTGTCAtccagattgttcaaatgttcaatCTAATCCTTTCTTTAGTTATGTGCCCCTTTGTCTATGTAGGGTgtggacactaggtggcactgttgccacTTAAACccaagcagacagacacacaggacaccAAGAAGctgtttaattcttttcttcttcttctacagtgctccccaagcaccacagccacaatatacaatcaaataaacacaaaaaatatccaCAATTCTCTCTCGTCTttatcctccacacctcccagcaagctttgtccacctccacccaactctgggtTGCTTGCTGgatttaaatagtccttgacctggaagtgctcccatgTGATTTGCCAGCACATCCGAGTCAAATGGAGAATTCAGgtttttaatcagcccggaagtacttcggggcttccgttGTCGTAATCCATTAGTACTTCTGAGCTAGGTGAGAATTTATTctcccaccatcttcccacaGCATCCTCTGGCGgtacccatggtacccagcagggctgtgttaccaaaatccatgtcccatagtgccctgtgggcatCCGGGGCACCGCCTCAGACCAGGGGAGTGGCATCTAGTGGCTTGCTCCATTCTTCTATCTCATTagtgtcccagccgggttgagctaCCGGCCGTCTCTTACAAGGGTAAATCCCTTAGAAATGGGATTTTAGCGTGGATGTTTGCGTGAGTGGAGATACTTCCATAAATGAAATGCTATTATGGACAAAAactgcttttaaatgaaaatgtagtaatgtGAATGTAGGCAATGTAAGCAGGTTCGTCAGTTGAGACCCagtctttatatctttcttggcCTTCCATCTCCATCGCTttgttcttcctcccacatgcACACCTCCTCATTCTGGCTCTCCTCACCATCTGACTATCCACATTTACCTCCAAAACTGTAGGAGCCACTTGCATTATGATGGAAATGTAAGAACAGATGACAGGTAGGGAGATTCAAAGGGGGAAACGAGAACTCGGATGAATTCCCAATCCTTCAGATTTCTCCTCTCCGTTTTGTCTCCATACAGAGTCAGCTGGAGAGCACAACagcagaagtgaaaaagagactcctgaagaaaaggaaaatggtgGTCAAACTGAAGAAGACTTCAGTGAAGATTCAGGTGAGTTCTCAACACACAGCATCCTGGGACAAGTGTCAAATATGATGGCAGCCGTTCAAGAACATCTCCCTTCTTGCAGTGACCCAGTAAGTATTAGCAGACGTTCAGCAGTATCAGTGTGTTCAGGAAACAAAAAATGATTCATGTGTTGAGGAAAGAATACGCCtggacacagaaaaaggtttggggcagcctcccgtatacttgaagtatggctgcaaaatgggccaaaaaaaagataaatgtgaGGTTGTTTACCGATacgagtctaaaacagaactgactggcgGAAGGaatatggcggcttttaaagtcaggcagggaaagtgacgtcttcgggcccagaaccggaagtgatgtcatcaagtccAAGCGGgatttcccgtgtttggtctgcagggacaaaagagaaaggattagtgtacTCTGCCATCCATCCCCTGGTTTGGCACAGAACTACCTTCTGTTGAGGccgttagctgcctcccatgcgtacgtgtgtgacagCGTCCACAGTGGCCAAGGACTGTTTTATAATGTGACCTTTGGAGACAATCAAGTAAGGTATTGGAAGTGACAGCCATGAAGTCCACTCTGCCTTGTGCATTTGTGAAGTTCAGACTCGCATCTCTCACAGTCCgtctgcctccttctctctctaaCTCCCTGTCCATTGATTTGGCAGCTGGTATCTGTGGCTTCGTGTTTCATGGCTTCTCTAAAATGACTTCTCTCTTCTGTTCAGAGGTCAGCAAACAAGGAAGTGCAGGAACACGAGACAAACGTcaagtctgcacttcaatcccTTGAAAGACTGAGGTCAAAGGTCACCAAAATGATCAGGAATCATAAGCAGAGGGAACTGCAAAGGGCTAAAGTGCTCATTGAAAAACTGGAGAAGGAGATCGGGGAGTTGAAGAGCAGAGACGCCGAGCTGGCCGAACTGTTACAGACAAGCGACCATCTCAGCCTTGTAAAGGTGAGTGGGCCAATCTGAAGGACACCGGCAAGAATGTCTGACACACACGCCTTTGTATCTCACGTTCTCCTTCATTTTCTCTCCTCATAAAGAAGTTCCCATGTCTCAGTCTCCCTCCTGAAGATGGAGCCTCACACGAGGTTGCTGTTAAAGGAGATTTCCTTCCTAAGACtctaagaaagaaaatgtctgccCTGAAAAAGCATCAGGAGGAGATCAATGGCTGGCACTTTGTTAAGACCATTGAAGCCGGTGGGTTAAGTGTGCTCAGGTGACCTCCTTAGAACATTGAGATAGACCATGTGGTGGGAGATGAAGGTGCTCTCCTCATCATACGTCTTGAAGGGTCACATTCTCCTTTGCTGTTTCTCTCTTTAGGAGGTGACACTTCAGGTGATGTTTGGCAGAAGTTGGAGAGcagaaatgactttttaaaatgtaagtcGTCTTCTTCTACTAATGAGTTTGATTTTTCTGCCAAATATGCTTTCCTGGTTGCTGGTGACCTGTAAAGTGATTCGCAGTTTTTCATTACTTTATCATGTGTTTAcatcttttattattatgatggggtcatcacttctggtgtcattTTGTGTGTATGGACCCCtccattgtgtgtgtgtaaacttcATGGGCACTGGCATGTTGTCTATCTGGTTGCTATGGTCCTGTATTGTGGGCTTGTTATATAAGGTGGCCATGCAGCTCATTTCCAAGACAAAACCCCTTATTTATTAGCAAATTCGTTTCTGAGGTCTGGCTATGACTTAGTTTTGTCTCTAGGTTGCtcactttgaaaggcactatattaaaccaGGTGGTTAGATTCAAGTGATTCAATCCACACAGCTTTCTTCCTTTTCTGGTTCTCAAATTCTCTCAACCACCTCTTTAGCTTTATCTTTTGGGCCTAATATCTCGATTCTTTGGCTTCAGGCCAGTTCTATTTATAATTTCTTCTCCGGATTCTTTCTCAAAATTCTATTCTGCCTGCACCATGTTTTGTTCTATGGATTTATCATTTTTCCTTCTACAGCCGGAAAGTGGCGTAGGTGTTCTTCCCAAATGCTGACATAGACCATTACATTGTCTTGTGAGACAGGGGTCACATTATGGTCCCTTAGTGGTCTATCCACCAGAAGCTGGGAATGTGCTGTGGCCTCTGTAGCCTAAAGAGCTGCATGTCCACTGGGGCTTCAAGATaccattctttcctttacagccTCAAAGGGTCAAGGAAGTTGCCAGAATCCTTTTGTCACATCTATAGTGGTTAATATACGAACATTATCAAGTCTCTTGATGAGATCATCAACCTGTGGCAGTTGGTATTCATCAAAACATGAAGAGACATCTGAAATCCTTACATAATGACATGATCTGTCGGGTTTTGGTACCAGAAGTACAGGGCTTAACCTTGGACTGGTGCTTTCCTTGACTACCCCTAagtcaaacattttttatatttctgtgctTTTCCTGAGGAGTCAATAATAGTGTTACTACACTAAGACCAATCCAaggctttggggccctgtaactaaacatttgaccccccactgttattttattaatccgtGGAGTCATAAGCAGGCCGGCATTTTGAGATCTTAGGGTGTGCTCAGGATTGAAAGTAATGAcatgttcagataagtaagctggaccttggctatttaaggctttatacagtgtgttaaaaggaggattgtgaaatctgccctaaacttaattgAGAGCCAATGTATGGACTTAAGGACtttgagttatgtgtttgtattttcctgttcttctaataattcttgcagcagcattttgaattaattcaaagttgtataaagagcgatttgaacagccagtgaacaagcatatacacactggttattTTATCTCTGCCTGAGTATATAAACACTTTTAGTATTTGCTTTCACATTTGCATATCTAGCAGTATTCTTCAATGCATTGGCATGCATTCCAGTATCCTTTGTCTCTGTTGTTGTCCTATGAGACACTGTCGTGTGTTACATTGTGTCCAAAAAGACTCCTTCCTATtaaactcctgtttaaatacacacaattgGAAATAATATTAGCTTCTCCATTCATTCACTTAAAAGCTGCATCGTTTCTAAATAATCCTAATATTTACACAAATGAATTATAATGAGTCTTATTGAACTAACTGTAAAAAGCACCAACACTACAGACCttggtgccagagagtggtgatgtcTTGGTCAGAACTTTACTGCACTCTATAGGTGGGCTAATcgggtgtccactgctgtacaaacagaagtgctgccccctgctggtccaCTGTTTACACCACTCCTCTGACGCTCAGCACATTGACTCAGACTTCAGCAACGATGAATCATTTCATTTTGCTGATCTCAGATCTTTGATTCCAAGTTGATATCCTCACTGAGTGCCTCACCGCAGCCGTAAACGTCATGCTGGCTGTTTGAGCTTCCCTCCAAGTTCCCCTCGGCTCAGGTCTTCAGTGTCTCAATGTCAGCTGATTCCTTCACTgggtttcttttcatttcagaCTCCTGTCCGCTCACCTTGGACCCCAACACGGCACACAGACGCCTCTGCCTGTTTGAAGGGAACAGGATGGTGAATTGTGAGGAGGCAGAGGCCTCGTATCCTGCTCACCCTGACAG encodes:
- the LOC114661666 gene encoding tripartite motif-containing protein 16-like; this encodes MEFHPKPQLHKNTTLMNLIEKLKETAVDRTPPQGTAGPGSVSCDVCPERKRRASKTCMTCLVSFCETHLQPHLDSAAFKRHKLEEPTGNLEEKLCSKHQRLLEMFCRTDESCVCLLCAVTEHKSHDTKMLDEETTERKSQLESTTAEVKKRLLKKRKMVVKLKKTSVKIQRSANKEVQEHETNVKSALQSLERLRSKVTKMIRNHKQRELQRAKVLIEKLEKEIGELKSRDAELAELLQTSDHLSLVKKFPCLSLPPEDGASHEVAVKGDFLPKTLRKKMSALKKHQEEINGWHFVKTIEAGGDTSGDVWQKLESRNDFLKYSCPLTLDPNTAHRRLCLFEGNRMVNCEEAEASYPAHPDRFDCWEQILCREALNGTRCYWEVMWSGKKAEIGVTYKGIGRKGVGNECVLGFNDKSWSLYCCDSSYSAWHNKRQTQIRDPRSHRIGVYLDCPGGSLSFYSVSDTMTLLHKFSTSFNEPLYPGFGLGLASTVTICPPLQLSCPSSVGHSMPSVTQTV